The bacterium nucleotide sequence GCAAATATCCCTTCCTCGGCGGCCTGCGTGCCTCAGCCCAGATGATCAGCTACGAACTTTCACTGGGTATGTCGATCATTGGCATCGTCATGATCAGCGGCTCGCTGCGACTCAGCACCATCGTTGAGTATCAGAGCGGCCTGCTGTTCGGTTTTTTGCCGCGCTGGAACATTTTTTTGCAGCCCCTGGCCTTTATCATTTTTCTGGTCACCTCCTTTGCGGAGGCCAACCGGCTTCCCTTCGACCTGGCTGAATCCGAACCCGAGCTGGTCGGCGGCTACCACACCGAGTACAGCTCGATGAAGTTCGCGATGTTTTTTATGGGAGAATATGTCGCTCTGATCACCACCTCGGCGCTTCTGGCCACCCTCTTTTTTGGCGGCTGGGATTTTCCATGGGTCGATGAGGCGGCGCTGGGCCATTGGGGAGTGCTGTTGTCACTGCTCGCCTTCGCGCTCAAGACCGGATTCTTCCTCTTTTTGTTTCTCTGGGTGCGCTGGACGATACCCAGGTTCCGGTTTGACCAGTTAATGCGGCTCGGCTGGAAGATCCTGATTCCGCTGGCGTTGTTGAATATTGTGCTCACCGGGGCCGGTCTGCTCTTGGTGAAATGAAACCCTGGCAGCCGCTGCGGATATGTCGGCATGGCGCGCAAACTCGTTCCTACGCGGGACTTCTCGCGCCCACCCGCGCTGGACTGCGACCGGCCAAGCGGCGCGCGATTGTGTACTATAACGAATGGATAGGTAAGGAGATCTATGGGCGTTAAAAATGTCGGCTACCGCCCGGAACGCTGGGACCAGGCCTATCTCCCCGGCATCTTCAAGGGGATGTGGATCACGATCAAACATTTTTTTGGCAAGAAATATACCATCTCCTACCCGGAAGAAAAGTGGCCGGTGCCGCCAGGGCATCGCGGCGCCATCCGTCTCAACAAGGACGATGAAGGGCGCATCAAATGTGTCGCCTGCGAAATGTGCTCAACCGCCTGTCCGGCCCAATGCATCACCATGAAGGCCGGCGTCGCCCCCTGGCCGGACCGAGAGAAGTACCCGGTCGAATTCACGATTGACATGCTGCGCTGCATCCTCTGCGGCATGTGCCAGGAGGCTTGTCCCGAGGATGCTATCGAATTGACTGAAATATATGATTTTTCAGCATATAGTCGCGAGGACTTGATCTGGGACGAGGAGAGGCTGCTGCGGAATTATGACATTACGGCCGATGGCAAGTATTTTGAGCGCAGCAAGGCAGAGACGGGGATGTAGGGGGAGAACAGGCTCGGTGGCCGCACCGTCGGTCGCGGCTGGGCAGGCCAGGCTGGGGTGCCTGGGCCGCAGCGAAGTTCTTTTGAAAGAAAATAGCCCGGCGGCTCTGGCATCCCTTCGCTTGACCGACAGGGCGAGCCTTGACCAGGCGGGCTGAGTGTTTATCTTGGAATGAACCCTAACAGGATGTGCGCATGATTCCCATTCTTTTTTTCCTTTTTGCCGGACTGGCTATTACCGGCGCTATCCTGATGGTGACGCACCGGAATCCGGTTTACAGCGCCATTTTTCTTATTCTGACGTTTTTCTCGCTGGCAGGACTCTATTTTCTTCTTGGCGCTCAGTTTCTCAGTGTCGTTCAGGTGATCGTGTATGCCGGAGCGATCATGGTTCTCTTCCTATTCGTCATCATGCTCCTCAATCTCACCGAAGAGGTGCGTCTTCCCCTGGGACGCCCCTTCCAGATCGGGCTGGGGACGCTCTTCGCGGTTATCCTGGCGGCACAGTTCCTGATTTTTGTCGCAGCCGGGAGCGCCCTGTACGGCCGGCTTACCGGGCAGTATGCCGTATTCGGCGGGGTTGAAAACCTGGGCAGGACGCTCTTCAGCGCCTACCTCTATCCCTTCGAAATCGCCTCGGTGCTTCTGTTGACCGGCATCGTCGGCGCCATCATCCTGGGCAGCAGAAAACTGCCCAAGGAGCAGTAAGGAGCCGAAATTGATGGAAACCATTCCGCTGGATTATTTTCTCATCGTCGCGGCCGTTCTGTTTGCAATCGGTGTAGCTGGAGTACTGGTGCGCCGGAATGCTCTCGTCATTTTCATGAGTATCGAGCTGATGCTCAATGCAGTCAATCTCACCTTCATCACCTTTTCGGAACGCTGGCAGGCTTTGGATGGCCAGCTCTTCGTCTTTTTTATCATGACGGTGGCGGCGGCTGAAGTGGCCGTGGGATTGGCGATTATCATCTCCGTCTTTCGGCTGCGCGGCACGGTGCATGTGGATGAGATCAATCTGTTGAAAGGCTGAACGAAGCCTGGATCGATTCGGGTGGGAGCGAGCGCAGCGTGCAGCCGGGTGAACAGGTGACCGGCTGAGCCAGGGTTGATGATGCGGTTTCTCCAAGAGAATGAGAACTACAGGAGTGTCCATGTTCGATTTGGTTTGGCTGATCCCTCTTTTCCCCTTGCTGGGCCTGCTGATTAACGCTTTCACCGGATGGAAGAACACCGGCCGCACACCAGGCGTCATCGCCAGCACCGCGGTGGGCCTCTCCTTCGCCATGACGGTGGCCCTCTTCTTCGAACTGCTGCACCTGCCTCCAGCCGAGCGCTTGGTGGAAGTGCATCTTGCCAGCTGGCTATCCTCTGCAGCCATCGGCGCTGAAATCGGGTTCCAGCTCGATCCCCTCTCCATGGTGATGATCCTGGTTGTCACCGGCGTCTCCTTCATCATCCATATCTACGCCATTGGTTACATGCAAGGTGATCGCAGTTTCACCCGGTTTTTCATCTTTCTCAATCTGTTCGTCTTTGCGATGCTGATCCTGGTGACGGCGAACAACTTTTTGATGATGTTCATCGGCTGGGAGGGCGTGGGGCTCTGCTCCTATCTGCTGATCGGCTTCTGGTATGAGGAGGACTATAATGCCTTTGCCGGCCGCAAGGCTTTTATCGTCAACCGTATCGGTGATTTCGGCTTTTTGCTAGCCCTGTTTCTGATGTATGCCACCTTCCGCACCCTCGATTTCACCGAGGTTTTTACCAAAGCAGCGGGCTTGCCGATGGGCACTGGCATCATGACCGCAATCGCGCTGCTTCTTTTTGTCGGCGCCGCCGGCAAGTCGGCCCAGCTGCCGCTTTATGTCTGGCTTCCTGACGCGATGGCCGGTCCAACCCCAGTCAGCGCTCTGATTCACGCCGCGACGATGGTCACCGCGGGGGTTTATATGGTCGCTCGCGCCAACATCATCTACACCCTGGCACCGACTGCTGCTACGGTCGTTGCGGTAGTCGGCGCCCTGACCGCGCTCTTTGCCGCCACCATCGGCATGACCCAATTCGACATCAAACGGGTGCTCGCCTACTCGACCATCAGCCAGCTTGGCTACATGTTCATCGGTGTCGGTGTCGGCGCCTTCGCGGCGGGGATTTTCCATCTGATGACCCATGCCTTTTTCAAGGCACTGCTGTTCATGGCGGCCGGCAGCGTCATGCACGCCATGTCCAATCAGACCGACATGCGCATCATGGGCGGCCTGAAGCAAAAGATGCCGCGTACCTTTTGGACGATGCTCCTTGGCACCCTGGCCATCACCGGCATACCAGGATTTTCGGGCTTTTTCAGTAAGGATGAGATCCTCTGGCAGGCCTGGTCGGGGGCCCTTGGAAGTCCCGGGCTCTGGCTCATCGGCGCCTTTGCCGCTGCGCTCACCACTTTTTATATGTTCCGGCTGATTTTCATGACCTTTTTCGGAACACTACGCGCCGATGACAAGACCGCCCGCCACATCCACGAATCTCCCGGCGTGATGACCTGGCCGCTGATCATTCTGGCGGTTCTCTCGGTCGGCGGCGGCTGGATCGGCATACCGGCGGTGCTCGGCGGCGGCAATCACTTTGCGCATTTTCTCGCCCCGGTCTTCGCCGCGAGCGCGGGGATTACGGGTGCCGGAGAGACCGGTCCCCATCAGGCTGGGCATGACCTCGAACTGCTGCTCATGGGCGCGGTTCTCCTAGCGGTACTCTTCAGCCTTTGGCTCGCCTGGCTTTTTTACGGCCGCAAGTCCAACCTGCCGGCACGGACGGCCCAAAAGCTGGGCGGTGTGTATACACTGGTTTTCAACAAGTATTACGTCGATGAGCTCTACGGCGCCCTTATCGCCCGGCCCTTGCGACGGTTTTCCGAGTCCGCCCTGTGGCGTTTTATTGACGCACGCGTAATCGACGGCACAATCAACGGAACGGCCGCGCTGATGGGCGCCGGTTCACGGGTGCTGAGCCGCATCCAGACGGGAGTCGTGCAAAATTACGCCTTGCTCTTTGTGTTCGGCGTGATCGCCCTGTTGTTTTACCTCTTTTTTTAGCCTGTGTGCTGCAGCATCTTATTCTGGAGCTTGTTCATGATCGATCTGAGCGCCATACCGATACTGAGCCTCCTCACCTTTCTGCCCTTGGCCGGGGCGCTCCTGCTGCTCTGCGTACCGCGGCAGCGCGAGCAACTCATACGGCGATTCACCCTGGCCCTGACCATAGCGGTTTTTTTGCTCTCGCTGCCGCTCTTCACGCAATTTGACGGGACCAATCCCGGGTTCCAGTTTGAGGAACTGCGAACCTGGATCCCCTCAGTCGGCATCGGCTTCCATCTGGGCGTCGACGGCATCAGTCTGCTGATGGTTTTGCTGACCACTTTCCTGACCCCCCTGGTCATCCTCGGCAGCTGGAGCGCGGTGACCAGGCGAGTCAAGGAATATATGATGATGTTCCTGGCGCTCGAGACAGCCATGCTCGGGGTATTTCTCAGCCTGGATATGGTCCTTTTCTACATCTTTTGGGAGGGGATGCTCATCCCGATGTATTTCATCATCGGGGTTTGGGGCGGCGAGCGGCGGCTCTATGCGGCGATCAAGTTTTTCCTCTTCACGATGTTCGGCGGCGTGCTGATGCTGGTCGCCATCCTCGCCCTCTATTTCATGAATGGCAGCCAGAGCGGGGTTTACACCTTTGACTATCTTGCCCTGAGCCGGATGCTGATCGCCGGCAAACAGCAGGTTTGGCCGTTTTTCGCCTTCAGCCTCGCTTTCGCCATCAAGGTGCCGATGTTTCCCTTTCATACCTGGCTGCCCGATGCCCACGTCGAGGCGCCGACCGGTGGCAGCGTCATCCTCGCCGGCATTCTGCTGAAAATGGGCACATACGGTTTTCTGAGGTTTTGCATCCCCTTTTTCCCGAATGTCGCCGCAACCTATGGCGTCTGGATCATGGCCCTGGCGGTCATCGGGATCATCTACGGCGCCTTGGTCAGCTGGGTGCAACCGGACCTGAAAAAACTGGTTGCCTTTTCTTCGGTCAGTCATCTCGGCTTTGTCATGCTCGGGATTTTCGCCCTCACCCTGCAGTCGGTCCAGGGTAGTCTCATTCAGATGGTCAATCACGGCCTTTCGACCGGCGCCCTGTTCCTTCTGGTGGGGATGATTTATGAGCGCCGCCATACCCGTTTGATCGCCGATTTCGGCGGCCTAGCGCGGCAGATGCCGGTCTTCACGACCTTTTTTCTCATCATCACCCTCTCCTCGATCGGTTTGCCGGGGCTTAACGGCTTCGTCGGCGAGTTCCTGGTTCTGCTCGGCACCTTTCAGACACACCGGCTCCTGGCCATCCTCGCTGCGACGGGGGTGATACTCTCGGCCGTCTATATGCTGACCATGGTGCAACGGGTGCATTTCGGCAAGCTCGACAAACCGGAAAACCGGTCGCTCACCGACCTGAACCGCCGCGAGATCGCCACGCTGGTGCCGATCATCCTACTTTGTATCTGGATCGGCCTCTTTCCCGCCACCTTTCTGGACAAGAGCCAGGCGGCGGCGCAAAAGCTGCTAAGTGAATACCAGGCCAAGCAGGGCCGGGTCGCCCGCATCGATGAGATCCCCACCGCCCGATCGAGCGTGATCAATCCTAATTGAGAGGACCGTCATGGCGTTGACTGCTCCGCAAATCCAGCTGGACCTGATCGCACCCCAGCTCCTCCTCCTGGCCGCCGCCCTGCTGCTCTTGCTGCTGCCGCTTTTCTGGCGCGGCGTGCGCCGCGAGTTGCTCGCCGCCATCGCGGTCCTCGGCCTGGCTGCCGCCTTTGCTGCTGCGGCCGGCCTGTGGACGCGGCCGGGGACAGGCTTTAACGGCATGGTCACCCTCGACCGGTTCGCTCTGGCGTTTGATGGGATCTTCCTCCTGGGCGGCTTGCTGGCGGTGCTGATCTCCCTGAACCGGGTCGAGGATGAGTATGTCCAGTACGGCGATTTCTATGGATTGCTGCTGCTCGCTGTCGCCGGAATGACTATCCTGACCGCCACTCTGCATCTGATCATCATTTTTCTTGGCCTGGAGCTGCTTTCGATCGCCCTCTACGTGATGATCGGCTTTCGCAAGATGCGGGTCGATTCGACGGAGGCCTCACTCAAGTATTTCCTCCTCGGCTCCTTCGCCACCGGATTCCTGCTCTACGGCATGGCCCTGATCTATGGCGCCGCCGGCACCCTCGATCTACAGCGGATCGGCGCTGCTGTAGCGGCAGGCTCTGGCGGTTGGATGCTGCTGGCTGGCGGAATGCTCCTGCTTATCGGCTTTGCCTTCAAGGCGGCCCTGGTCCCCTTTCACATGTGGACCCCCGATGTCTATCAGGGCGCACCGACGCCGGTGACCGCCTTCATGTCGACGGCGACCAAAGCAGCGGCATTCGCGGCTCTGGCGCGGATCGTCACAACCGCCATGCCCTTCTCCGCTTTTAACTGGAGTGCGATTCTGCCGGTCCTTGCGGTACTGACGATGACCGTGGGCAATCTCCTGGCCATCACCCAGGAGAATACCAAACGCATGCTCGCCTATTCAAGTATCGCACATGCGGGTTATCTGCTCGTCGCACTCAGCGCGGGCAACGCCGCCGGACAGAGCGCCATCCTCTACTACCTGGTGGTCTACACGCTGATGAACGCAGGGGCCTTCGCGGTTATCGCCTGGTTCGGCCGCAGCAACCGCGAGGAACGGCTTACCTTCGCGAGTTATCGCGGGCTCGGCTACCGCTACCCCTTCGCCAGTCTGGCCATGGCGGTTTTCATGTTCAGCCTGGCGGGGATCCCGCCCACCGGCGGCTTTCTCGGTAAATTCTATCTCTTCGCCGCGGCTGTCAAGGCCGGCCAGACCCCCCTGGTCGTCATCGCGGTGATGAATGCGGTGGTTTCGGTCTATTACTATACCCGGCTGGTGGTCCATCTCTACATGCGCGAGGCTGAGGAACCGCTCGAAGCCGAGAAGCTGAACCCCGGTCTGATGGCGGCGCTGCTGCTGGCGCTGCTTGGGGTGCTTTGGCTCGGCGTTGCGCCGAATGGATTGATGGCCTTATTCAACGCCGCCGCCCTCGCTGCGATGTAATCCCGCGCAGTTCGCCCCAGGACACGCCCGGCCGTAAAGGTCGGGCTTTTTTTTATCCCGCGGCAGCGGGAAGAGGGGGTGTCACGGATTGGTGACAGCGACTCCTTCACAAGATGTATAATATGACATAATAATATAACAAAATGTCTCAAAAATATTAAAACAGTTCATTTTTTTCTTGACAATTATGACGGAAATTCGTATATATATACAGAGAGAGCGATGAACCAGGAAAAGCAACCGCTCCCGCTGCATCCAGCCCCGCACCCCCGGTTTGACATCTTGCAGTATTGCCCGGCCTTCTGATTCCCCTGTCACCTTGAAAAACAGCTATATCCATGATACATCGGGAAGTAAGCCCTGCACGGTCCGCTTCCCGGCGCATTTAATAAACGCTTCACTCATCCCACAGGCCGGAAAAGAGCCTGAAGTCATTCAAGAAAGGAGCACGCCATGTTTAATCCCTTCGCTGTCATCCGCAATTTCTTCCGTCAGGAAGAGGGACAGACCCTGTCCGAGTACGCTCTGATCCTGGTTCTGATTGCTGTTGTGGCGATCATTGCCGTCACCCTCCTTGGCAATCAGATCTCGACGGTCCTGACCCAGATCGCCAATGCCCTGTAAGCCGCCCGCCGATGATCTCGACGGCGCTCTTTTACGGGCCAAGTAATTTGTCGGTGAGGCTGTCATCTGTGAGGAGAACCCAGCTTCCCGGTTTTGTCAACGGTTTTACCAAGGGCTAATCACCTGCAACAGCAGGTCCGGACTACTGATCGGGGATCAGTGTCGGTGCGCGGGTCAAGTGGATTGCGGGTGTGATACCGGTCCTGAGAACGCGCAGGTGGTTAGCCCTTATTTATTTTCGGGTGAGTTATGCCGCTGTTATTCCATTATCTGGTTCCTCTGCTGATCGCCGCCGGGTGGTACGATTACTACGGGCGGCGTATCCCCAATGCCATCACCCTGCCGCTGGCGGGTGCCGGTATGCTGTTGCAGACGTTCTGTGGAGCCGGATTGGCGCAGGCTCTCCTCAGCCTGACGCTTGGCGGCGGCTTCTTCTTTCTATGTTATCTTTTGGGGATGATGGGAGCCGGTGACGTCAAGCTGATGGCGGGCGTCAGCGTATGGCTTGATCCCGCGGCGGCTGCTGGTGCGCTGGTGTGGAGTATCGGATGCGGGGGACTCATGGCCGTAGCGATGGTGATCGGGCGGGCGGTGCGGTTGAAGTGGCTGAAGCAGGGAGGGGCGAGCCTTGAGGCGGCGACCCTTCCTTATGGAGTCGCCATAGCCATGGGTACCTGGCTTTCATTTGGTCTGATCAGGTAGGGTGGGCTTATGATCAGCAGGTTCAAAAAAGTTGGACGGGATGTATCGGGGCAATCCGCTGTTGAATTTGCCCTAGTTCTGCCGCTGTTTATTCTGATGGTCGTCACGATTGTCGAGTTCGGGCGGTTGTGGATGACGGTTAATGTGATGACCAGCGCAGCGCGCGAGGGTGCCCGGGTCGCCGCCGTTTCCAGGCCCGACTATTCTCTGGTCAATTCGGCCGCCCAGTCGGTCCTTGCCGCCAGTCAGATCAGCGGGGCCACGGTGAACCTCTCCGGCCCCAATTCAAGCGGCGATGTGCGCGTGACGGTCAGTCTGGTCTATACCTCGATCACAGGCAACATCATCCCGCGCCTGCGTTCCTTGCAGCTCACACGAACGTCCACGATGCATTGGGAAGATTAGCTCCGGGAGATTCCATGTTCGTCATGAAGCAGAAAGTCGTGATGCCGCTGACCCTCCTGGTCAGCTTGCTGGCCACCCTGGCGGTTTACCGTTATCTGCAGGGGCAGCAATCGCGCGCTCCAGCTGGCGCCAAGGCCCCGCAAACGGTGCTGGTTGCGGCGCAGGACCTGGCGGTGGGAGTCAAGATCGCCGGAATCCATGTGAAAGCAATGGAGTGGCCCAGAGAGTTGCTGCCGGCCGGGACCTTCAGCGATACAGCGCTGGTGAGCGGGCGCATCACCCGGGTGCCGGTAGTAGCCGGCGAACCCATCCTGGATTCCAAGCTGGCCCCTCAGGGATCGGGCAGCGGCTTTTCCAGCCTGATTCCGCCTGGCATGCGTGCGCTGACGGTCTCGGTCAATGTGGTCAGCGGGGTGAGCGGATTCATCCTCCCCGATGCGCGGGTGGACGTCCTGGTTACGGTCGCTTCACCGAATAACAAGGAGGAGTCCAAGACCAAGATCATCCTCGAGGATGTCCTGGTACTGGCTGTCGATCAGACCTTTGAGCGGGAGGATGATGATCCGGTCAAGGTGCAATCGGTGACGCTGCTGGTCGATCCCGGTCAGGCCGAAAAGCTGGCCCTGGCCTCAAGCGAAGGCAAGCTGCAGCTGGTGCTGCGTAATTCGGCCGACCGCGATGCCCAGGGGAGCCGGGGTGTGCAGCTGCGCGAGCTCATCAATGGCGCCGGCAGTGTGGAGAACCGTGCCCTGACGCGGCCGCGCGCAGCGGAGCCCGCAGCGGCGGTTGCACCGCCGCCTGCCCGCACCGTGGAGGTGCTGCGGTCGAGCAAACGTGAAGAAATATCGTTCGTGCAGCCGGAAAAAGCGGCTGCAGGAGATCGGCCCTAAGGCGTTCATTGAAGAGAGGATTCTATGACAAGGAAGATGCATAAGGTAGGGGCAAAAGTCCTGGACTGTGCGGCCGGGTGCTGCATCGGCAGGAGCGGCCGTTGGAACCGGAGAAAAGCGGCTGGCCACCCAGGCATCGTCTCCGCCCTGGTGCTGCTGCTGCTGGCATCGCCCCTGTATCCGGCGGCCCGCGGCGAGGTGAGGGTCATGCTGGGTCAATCCCAGGTCCTCTCCTTTACCGATCCGATCAAGCGGATTTCCATCGCCAATCCCGATCTGGCCGATGCAACCGTCGTGACTCCCTATCAGGTGCTGGTCAACGGCAAACTGGCCGGTGCGACCAGTCTGGTGATCTGGGATGAGCAGGAGGCCTTCACGATCTACCGGGTCGAGGTACGGGAAGAGAGTTTCCCCCAGCAGATCCTCCTCAAAGTGCGCTTCACCGAGATCAATCACAATGCCTTGAGAGAGCTCGGTCTTGATTTCTGGAAAAAGAATCTGGATCTTGCCGGCAAAAAGGGTAATCTGGGGATCTTCAGCGGCAAGGTTAACGCTCCCAGTGATCCGCTTGGTCTTGGCGATGCGGTCGATATCTTTTTTTCGCTGCCCGGGCTTGATTTTTCCACGATCATGCGCGCCCTGGAGGAGAAGAGTCTTCTCTCGGTGCTTGCCAAGCCCAATCTCTGCGCCGTCAACGGCGCCGAAGCGAGCTTTCTCGCCGGTGGTGAGTTCCCGGTACCGATCGTCTCTGGGGCAGCGGGCACCCAATCGGTGACCATCCAGTTCAAGGAGTTCGGCGTCCGCTTGCGCTTTCTGCCGCATATCATCGATTCGACCACGGTGAACCTCAAGATCGCCGCCGAGGTCAGCAGCCTCGATTTCGATAACGGCATCACCCTCAGCGGCTTTAATGTGCCGGCGCTGAGCGCACGCAAGGCCGAAACCACCGTGGAACTGCCGCAGGGCCGTTTTCTCGTCATCGGTGGGCTGCTTTCACGGGAGATGACCCGGCGCGTCAGCCAGCTGCCGCTGCTCGGCAGTATTCCGGTGCTGGGACAGCTCTTTAAAAGCAGCCGCTTTCAGCAGAAAGAGAGCGAACTGCTCATCGTCGTCACGCCCGAGATCGTCGGCAGCGCACTGCAGGAGCCTGCGGCTGATGAGACACAGTTGAAATGGTAAATTCAGACAACGAGGTGATCCATGCGCTCCTTGAGACGCGATGAACGCGGTGAGGTGCTGGTTTTCACAGCAACTATTTTTCTGACCCTGCTGCTTTTTGCCGCCATGGTGACCGATCTCGGCTATGTACTGACGGCGCGCAATCAGCTGCAGAGTGCGGTGGATTGCGCCGCTCTGGCCGGGGCGGCGGGATTGATGAACGGCAGCGATCGGGCCACGGCGATGGCGATCCGCTATGCCTCAAAAAACGATTGCATCCAGCAGCCGGTGATTATCTCCAATGAGAATGTGACCTTTCCGGCTTCCAACCGTGTCCAGGTGTCCGCCAGCCGCACGCTGCAACTCTTTTTCCTGCCGTTGATCGGCTTGAACCAGCGCGTCATCCGCGCTTCGGCCACCGCCGAGCTGGGCTACGTCACTTCCACCAACGGCCTGGCGCCCTGGGCGGTTCCAAAAGAAGCCTGGCAGCCCGGCGACCGGGTGGTGATCAAGGCGGGACAGTTAGGCGAGATCGGCACCAATCCGGGCTTTTATTATCCGGTGGATTTTCCAGCGGTCAATCGCGGCAATCCGATCAGTGGAGCGAGTGAATACGAGGAAAACATCCGCGCCGGCTGTGATGAAACCGTAGAGATCGGCGACATCCTCCAGGTCGAGCCTGGCGAGATGCAGGGGCCGACGCGCCAGGGCGTCGATTATCTGATCGATGCCGACCACTGCGCGTATTGGGACGGTGAGAGGGTTGCCAATTCTCTCTTCACCGGCTACAGCTCACCGCGCGTGGTCAAGGTGCCCCTATACGATCCGTCGAAACCGCCCGATTCGGGCCGCAACACCATCGAAGTCATCGGCTTCGCGGCTTTTTTTGTCGAGGGGATGGTCGGCAAGACGGTGATCGGGGTCTTCATCGAGGTCACCTCCCCCGGCGCCTCGGGCCATGGGTATTCGTTGTTGCGTTGTGTCCATCTGGTATGAGGCCGGGAAAGCCATGCACGGATCCTGTGATATCCTTCTCATCGATGCCAATCCCTTCACGCGTGAGGCGCTCGCCGAGCTGCTGCGAGGGTTCGCGGAGAACGCCTTTGAGGTGCTGGAGACTTGCGATGAGATCGCCCTTGACGCCGCGGCCCGATTACAGCCGCGGGTGGTGCTGCTTCACCTCCATCCGGCGCCTGATGCCCTGCTGGAATTTGCCGCCCGGTTGATGCAGCGGCTGCCCGAAGCCGCCCTCGTAGTCACCGCGGCGCATCTGGATCCCGGTCTCATCCGTCAGGCGATGCGCCAAGGGGCGCGCGAGTTCCTGCCGCAGCCCTTCCAGCCCGAAGAGGTCCGCTCCGCCCTGGCCTCTGTCCTGGCCATCTGCCACTCAGCGGGGCGCCCGGCTGAACGCTCGGCCCGGATCATCACGTTGTTTGGCGCCAAGGGCGGGGTGGGTGTCACCACCCTCAGCACCAATCTGGCCGTCCAGCTGGCGAAAAGCCTGCACCAGGAGATCCTGCTCCTCGATCTCAACCTCCAGTTCGGCAACGATGCACTTTACCTCAATCTGAAATCGCGGTTCTCCCTGAGCGATGTAATCCGCAATCTCGACGATCTCGACCTGGATTCGCTCAAACGGACGCTGCCGCATCATGCCTCGGGGATTACCCTTTTGCCGGCCCCTCTGCGCATCGAGGAGGCGGAGGAGATCAACGGTGCCAGGGTCGCACGGATTCTGCACCTGCTGCGGCCGCACTATGACTGGATCCTGATCGACAGTCACCCTTTTTTCAACGAGGTGTCCATTCAGGCTCTCGATGAAGCCGACCGCATCCTGCTGGTTTCGCTGCTCGACCTGCCGACTATTTTCAACACCAAGCGCTGTCTCGAGCTTTTTCAGAAGATGGGTTATCCTCAGGAGAAGGCCCTGTTGGTGCTCAACCGGCACCAGCCCTACGATGGCGCCGATCTCGAGGAGATGGAAAACCTGCTGGGATACCCGGTCTATGCGCGCATTCCCAATCAGGATTTCAGCACCGCCATCGCCTGCGTCAACCAGGGAGTGCCGGTGAGTCTCAAGGCGCCCGGCGCCAAAATGAGCCAGGGGATCGCGGCACTGATGCAGCAGCTCAGCGGCCGGGGCGGCAGTGAGGAAGATTCGGGAGCCGTCCGCGGCGGCCTGTTCACGCGTTGGAGGAAATAGGTCCATGGGACTGATCGATCGGCTCAAACAACAAGAGGTTGCGCCGCCTCCGGCGGAACCCGCAGCCCTGCTCACCCGGCGGGTTCAGCCGGGCAGCGGCACCCCGTTTGCGGTCGTACCGCCGGATAATCCCCGGCATGATCTCAAGGAAAAGATCCATCGCCGCCTCATTGACAAGCTCGATCTGGCCAAACTCGACACCATCCCGAAAGAGGCCTTGCGCAGTCAGGTGCGCGAGGTGGTCGAGACCATGCTCGCCGAGGAGAACGGCTTGGCGTCCGAGATGAACAACGACCGGCTGGTTGAAGAGATCCTCGACGAAACCTTCGGACTCGGGCCGCTCGAGCCGTTGCTCGCGGATCCGACGATCTCGGATATTCTCA carries:
- a CDS encoding NADH-quinone oxidoreductase subunit N, which codes for MALTAPQIQLDLIAPQLLLLAAALLLLLLPLFWRGVRRELLAAIAVLGLAAAFAAAAGLWTRPGTGFNGMVTLDRFALAFDGIFLLGGLLAVLISLNRVEDEYVQYGDFYGLLLLAVAGMTILTATLHLIIIFLGLELLSIALYVMIGFRKMRVDSTEASLKYFLLGSFATGFLLYGMALIYGAAGTLDLQRIGAAVAAGSGGWMLLAGGMLLLIGFAFKAALVPFHMWTPDVYQGAPTPVTAFMSTATKAAAFAALARIVTTAMPFSAFNWSAILPVLAVLTMTVGNLLAITQENTKRMLAYSSIAHAGYLLVALSAGNAAGQSAILYYLVVYTLMNAGAFAVIAWFGRSNREERLTFASYRGLGYRYPFASLAMAVFMFSLAGIPPTGGFLGKFYLFAAAVKAGQTPLVVIAVMNAVVSVYYYTRLVVHLYMREAEEPLEAEKLNPGLMAALLLALLGVLWLGVAPNGLMALFNAAALAAM
- a CDS encoding Flp family type IVb pilin, whose product is MFNPFAVIRNFFRQEEGQTLSEYALILVLIAVVAIIAVTLLGNQISTVLTQIANAL
- a CDS encoding prepilin peptidase, encoding MPLLFHYLVPLLIAAGWYDYYGRRIPNAITLPLAGAGMLLQTFCGAGLAQALLSLTLGGGFFFLCYLLGMMGAGDVKLMAGVSVWLDPAAAAGALVWSIGCGGLMAVAMVIGRAVRLKWLKQGGASLEAATLPYGVAIAMGTWLSFGLIR
- a CDS encoding TadE/TadG family type IV pilus assembly protein; the protein is MISRFKKVGRDVSGQSAVEFALVLPLFILMVVTIVEFGRLWMTVNVMTSAAREGARVAAVSRPDYSLVNSAAQSVLAASQISGATVNLSGPNSSGDVRVTVSLVYTSITGNIIPRLRSLQLTRTSTMHWED
- the cpaB gene encoding Flp pilus assembly protein CpaB, coding for MFVMKQKVVMPLTLLVSLLATLAVYRYLQGQQSRAPAGAKAPQTVLVAAQDLAVGVKIAGIHVKAMEWPRELLPAGTFSDTALVSGRITRVPVVAGEPILDSKLAPQGSGSGFSSLIPPGMRALTVSVNVVSGVSGFILPDARVDVLVTVASPNNKEESKTKIILEDVLVLAVDQTFEREDDDPVKVQSVTLLVDPGQAEKLALASSEGKLQLVLRNSADRDAQGSRGVQLRELINGAGSVENRALTRPRAAEPAAAVAPPPARTVEVLRSSKREEISFVQPEKAAAGDRP
- a CDS encoding pilus assembly protein N-terminal domain-containing protein is translated as MTRKMHKVGAKVLDCAAGCCIGRSGRWNRRKAAGHPGIVSALVLLLLASPLYPAARGEVRVMLGQSQVLSFTDPIKRISIANPDLADATVVTPYQVLVNGKLAGATSLVIWDEQEAFTIYRVEVREESFPQQILLKVRFTEINHNALRELGLDFWKKNLDLAGKKGNLGIFSGKVNAPSDPLGLGDAVDIFFSLPGLDFSTIMRALEEKSLLSVLAKPNLCAVNGAEASFLAGGEFPVPIVSGAAGTQSVTIQFKEFGVRLRFLPHIIDSTTVNLKIAAEVSSLDFDNGITLSGFNVPALSARKAETTVELPQGRFLVIGGLLSREMTRRVSQLPLLGSIPVLGQLFKSSRFQQKESELLIVVTPEIVGSALQEPAADETQLKW
- a CDS encoding pilus assembly protein TadG-related protein — protein: MRSLRRDERGEVLVFTATIFLTLLLFAAMVTDLGYVLTARNQLQSAVDCAALAGAAGLMNGSDRATAMAIRYASKNDCIQQPVIISNENVTFPASNRVQVSASRTLQLFFLPLIGLNQRVIRASATAELGYVTSTNGLAPWAVPKEAWQPGDRVVIKAGQLGEIGTNPGFYYPVDFPAVNRGNPISGASEYEENIRAGCDETVEIGDILQVEPGEMQGPTRQGVDYLIDADHCAYWDGERVANSLFTGYSSPRVVKVPLYDPSKPPDSGRNTIEVIGFAAFFVEGMVGKTVIGVFIEVTSPGASGHGYSLLRCVHLV